The window TGGCTTTCCGGCGACTCTCCGAGGATACCTGCGACCGTCGCACCTGCTCGCCCCGCGGGCGGGTGATACTGGAGCGTGACACGCAAGTGCGTGGATGCACCACCGTTGCGGGATTCAAAACGCACGGTCCCTGCGCTCTCCACCTCCGCCCCCGGCAGCGAACGCCATGCGATCATTTCGCCGGGATGTTCATTGATGATCTCGGCATCCCACTCGACCTTCGTGCCGCCCGGTCCCTCGACCACCCAGTGCGAGCCTTTCTCGCTCGTCTTCTCGACCGAGACGACATGGGGCATGAACTTCGGGAGATTCGAGAGCTTCTTCCAGAAATAGAACAGCTCGCCCGGCGGACGATTCACCTCGATCTCGCGCGTGACCTTGATCCCCTTGTTGCCCGGCACACCGTAGTCATTCATCCAACGGGTATCGACTCCCAACGCGTCATAAAGGTGACAATGCCCCGACGTACCGCGGTAAATCAGCAACCCGCCCACAAGGGCAAGCAGCGCACCCGGAAGCGAGCGTCGCCCGACACCGGCCACGACCAGCGCCGCTCCGCCTGCGATGGAGGCGAGACGTTCCGGCTTCCCGACATTGGCCGGGCATCTCTCGGGTTTGTGAAAAAGTTCCGTGAGTTGCGAGGAGAGACGGGAGAGCGCAGTCATTTCGGCAGGTATTCCGACGGGAATCGCACCTCGCATGGCGCGCGGGTGTGAGAAAAACGGAAATCTCCCGCGGAGGAGAAAAAGGAGGCGCACCGTCGTGTCCGCCCCCCCGGACTTTCACCGGCGGGGCTATCATCCCGTGGCTAATGTGCCGGAGCGGAAACGACGGTGCACCTCGTACAAAAAGGAGTGCCTTGCAGCAAGGCAGGCGGGCCGCTCGACCCGGGAAGGCTGGCAACCTATCACATGGCCCCGCCCATGGCAAGCGGCTTGTGAATTTCCCACTGCCCTGCGCTCCGCTCGATGGACTCTCCCGCTTCGAAATATCTAGAGATAGCCAAGCTCTTTCAGGGCGGCGGCCAGTCGCGTCAGCCGCTCACCGATCCGCTCGCCTTCCCTGGCGAGACAGTCGCGGAAGAGGGCTATGTCTTCATCAAGTTCTGGATTCTCGGTATCGACGGCGATCTCCATTTTTTCGCCCTGGAGGTCGATGCTTCCCACAGCGGGCGCTGCGGGATCGTAGAGTTTTTCAAACCGGTAGGCCTCGTTCATGTATTTCTGCGTTTTGCAGATGAGCAGGGTCAGATCGAGCACCCGATGGAGGGGCAGCTCCTCGGATTGACGGGACCATTTCTCACCTGTGTGCCTCCAGACCTTGGCGGAAATGTCGACTTTCCCCTTTTCATTCCACTGCGCGAGACCAAGCGAAAGACCCTGAGCATCAGTGTCTTTTGCGTACTGTCCGTCCAGGCGATCATAATCCTCCGCTACGAATACGGCTTTGTGCTTCAGGTGCGTCGGAATTTTCATGCCTTCAGTATTCAGTAATTTACTAATTTAGTAAACTACTAATTATTATCTCAGCCCCAAGGTTCCTTTTTCTGAGCTGGTCCAGCACCAGGTCCAGAGGCGACCCTTGGCCGCTTCGAGTCGCCTGACTCTGCTCTCAGGATGAGAGAAGGCCCAGCCAGACGTTTCCGCATTGCGGCGGTCCTCCCCCGTTTGCTACACCCTGCGGATGCGTCTCCTGATTACCGGCGGCTGCGGCTTTATCGGCAGCAACTTCGTTCGCTTCGTGCTGGATCATTACCAGCCCGAGTTTGTCACCAATGTGGACGCACTCACCTACGCGGGTAACCCGGACAATCTCGCCGGGGTCGCCGAGCAGTATAGCGACCGCTACGAGTTTCACCGCGCCGACATCGCCGACCGCGAGGCCGTGGAGGAGATCATGGCCCGGCACAAGTACTTCGCCGTCATCAACTTCGCTGCCGAGACGCACGTCGACCGCAGCATCTCGTCGCCCGGCAATTTCATTCACACCAACGTCGTCGGCACCGAGGTGCTCCTCGAAAGCGCCCGTCGCAATGGGGTGAAGCGCTTCGTCCAGATCTCGACCGACGAGGTCTACGGTTCGCTCGGCCCCGAGGGAGCCTTCACGGAACAGTCGCCCATCGACCCAAGCTCGCCCTACTCCGCCAGCAAGGCCGGGGCCGACCTGCTCGCCCTCGCAGCCTACAAGACCTTTGGCCAGGAGGTGGTCGTCACCCGCTGCTCGAATAACTACGGCCCCTACCAGTTCCCGGAGAAACTCATCCCGCTGATGATCACCAACGCCCTCGCGGACAAGAAGTTGCCCGTCTACGGCGATGGCCTGAACGTACGGGACTGGATCCACGTCGAGGACCATTGCCGCGCCGTCATGGCCGTGCTGCTCGATGGCACGCCGGGCGAGGTTTACAACGTCGGAGCCAGCGCCGAGATGCAGAACATTCAGGTCGTCGAGCTCATCCTCGAGGCCCTCGGCAA of the Terrimicrobium sacchariphilum genome contains:
- the rfbB gene encoding dTDP-glucose 4,6-dehydratase; this encodes MRLLITGGCGFIGSNFVRFVLDHYQPEFVTNVDALTYAGNPDNLAGVAEQYSDRYEFHRADIADREAVEEIMARHKYFAVINFAAETHVDRSISSPGNFIHTNVVGTEVLLESARRNGVKRFVQISTDEVYGSLGPEGAFTEQSPIDPSSPYSASKAGADLLALAAYKTFGQEVVVTRCSNNYGPYQFPEKLIPLMITNALADKKLPVYGDGLNVRDWIHVEDHCRAVMAVLLDGTPGEVYNVGASAEMQNIQVVELILEALGKPHELITYVADRLGHDRRYAIDSSKIQTQLGWKPIHAPEAGLRETIQWYLDNRPWWEKLLGHA
- a CDS encoding SRPBCC family protein; this translates as MTALSRLSSQLTELFHKPERCPANVGKPERLASIAGGAALVVAGVGRRSLPGALLALVGGLLIYRGTSGHCHLYDALGVDTRWMNDYGVPGNKGIKVTREIEVNRPPGELFYFWKKLSNLPKFMPHVVSVEKTSEKGSHWVVEGPGGTKVEWDAEIINEHPGEMIAWRSLPGAEVESAGTVRFESRNGGASTHLRVTLQYHPPAGRAGATVAGILGESPESQLSRDLAVFKDMMESDGDGERSA
- a CDS encoding DUF6530 family protein is translated as MKIPTHLKHKAVFVAEDYDRLDGQYAKDTDAQGLSLGLAQWNEKGKVDISAKVWRHTGEKWSRQSEELPLHRVLDLTLLICKTQKYMNEAYRFEKLYDPAAPAVGSIDLQGEKMEIAVDTENPELDEDIALFRDCLAREGERIGERLTRLAAALKELGYL